The following coding sequences lie in one Prosthecobacter vanneervenii genomic window:
- a CDS encoding DUF1501 domain-containing protein yields MKTLLHTCDEVSRRDFAKNIAKTCLGVSFMSALAPRGFAAPFEGSSKMKQAATAKRVIYLYMSGGMTHLDTFGCVPGADTMGGTKTIATSADGVQIGELLPNTAKTMHRAAVINSLTSTQGAHAQGNYFQHTSYTMRGATRHPTMGAWLQKFQGKGNTDLPGSVIITGDSKHPGGGFFEAACQPLILNDPARGLQNSHRPAALSESDFDYRLNLSARLDQGFQQAYEYKNVKAYAEAYKDAIKVMRSEDLDAFDLSKESETTHAEYGKGNFAQGCLLARRLVEHGVRFVEVNLGGWDMHQDIAARLPERCGDLDQALGALITDLERRGLLDDTLVVLTSEFGRTPKINQNDGRDHYPKAFSSVMWGGGIAGGQIYGKTDKGIEVTENKVSVPDFNATIAYALGLPLDLVLYSSTKRPFTVADKGQPITSLFG; encoded by the coding sequence ATGAAAACGCTCCTCCACACCTGCGATGAAGTCAGCCGCCGCGACTTTGCCAAAAACATCGCCAAGACCTGCCTAGGCGTCTCTTTCATGAGCGCGCTGGCTCCGCGTGGTTTTGCTGCGCCGTTTGAAGGCTCCAGCAAGATGAAACAGGCCGCCACCGCCAAACGTGTGATCTACCTTTACATGTCCGGTGGCATGACGCATCTGGACACCTTTGGCTGCGTGCCTGGTGCTGACACCATGGGCGGAACGAAGACCATCGCCACGAGTGCAGATGGGGTGCAGATAGGCGAACTGCTGCCGAATACAGCCAAGACCATGCACCGTGCGGCGGTGATCAACTCCCTCACCTCCACTCAGGGGGCGCATGCTCAGGGAAACTATTTTCAGCACACCAGCTACACCATGCGCGGGGCCACGCGCCATCCCACCATGGGTGCCTGGCTGCAGAAGTTTCAAGGGAAGGGGAACACAGATCTCCCTGGCTCTGTCATTATCACGGGCGACAGCAAACACCCTGGCGGTGGATTCTTCGAGGCCGCCTGCCAGCCTCTCATTCTAAACGACCCAGCACGTGGGCTGCAAAACAGCCACCGCCCAGCCGCGCTTTCTGAAAGCGACTTTGACTACCGCCTCAATCTCTCCGCCCGTCTCGATCAGGGCTTTCAGCAGGCCTACGAGTACAAAAATGTGAAGGCCTACGCCGAAGCTTACAAGGATGCCATCAAGGTCATGCGCAGCGAGGACCTCGACGCCTTTGATCTCAGCAAGGAATCAGAGACCACCCATGCGGAGTACGGCAAAGGAAACTTCGCGCAGGGCTGCCTCCTCGCGCGCCGCCTCGTGGAGCACGGCGTGCGTTTTGTGGAAGTGAACCTCGGCGGCTGGGACATGCATCAGGACATCGCCGCCCGCCTGCCGGAACGCTGTGGAGATCTGGACCAGGCATTGGGTGCGCTCATCACTGATCTGGAGCGTCGTGGCCTGCTGGACGACACCCTTGTCGTCCTCACCTCCGAGTTTGGCCGCACGCCGAAGATCAATCAGAACGACGGCCGCGATCATTACCCCAAAGCCTTCAGCTCCGTGATGTGGGGCGGCGGCATTGCCGGTGGTCAGATTTATGGCAAGACGGACAAAGGAATCGAAGTGACCGAGAACAAAGTCAGCGTGCCCGATTTCAATGCCACCATCGCCTATGCGCTGGGCCTGCCGCTGGATCTGGTGCTGTACTCCAGCACCAAGCGACCCTTCACCGTGGCGGACAAAGGACAGCCGATCACGAGCTTGTTTGGCTAG
- a CDS encoding nitrilase-related carbon-nitrogen hydrolase, with the protein MPDSDSSTTSSNASTPKANVKVEAWTLDVGDAGKTVDEFAEEVMHRVETAWAGGADIVLLPEYLWAALEPLLPPDTDMDDIAKVVWVDLMPRLRQRLCRKGKHAVVGTAPWSDPTNRHLYNRAIIFTDGRVLHQDKLFLTPWEHEFRAGKELYVFEMQGLRVAVVICLDIEVPEISSRLRGLNIDLLLVPSATETIYGSERVTRCASARAIELGCAVVVCPLVGKCDSSMVNINLGKIALYLPAQKSFEAYDRTEDTRVVRQGWHVLRADVPAAVIQETHRRRQETNPSQLSVNLSPDEIKIDPSAREAPRKIVRRERM; encoded by the coding sequence ATGCCTGACTCCGACTCCAGCACAACCAGCAGCAACGCCAGCACGCCCAAGGCCAATGTGAAAGTAGAGGCCTGGACCCTCGACGTGGGAGATGCAGGCAAAACTGTGGACGAGTTTGCCGAAGAGGTGATGCACCGTGTGGAAACTGCCTGGGCGGGCGGCGCCGACATCGTGCTGCTGCCTGAATACCTCTGGGCGGCGCTGGAGCCTTTGCTGCCGCCGGACACGGATATGGACGACATCGCCAAAGTCGTGTGGGTTGACCTTATGCCACGCTTGCGGCAGCGCCTCTGCCGCAAGGGCAAGCACGCCGTGGTGGGCACCGCACCGTGGAGCGATCCGACAAACCGCCATCTCTACAACCGCGCCATCATTTTCACCGACGGCCGGGTGCTGCATCAGGACAAGCTCTTCCTCACCCCATGGGAGCATGAATTCCGCGCAGGCAAGGAGCTGTATGTCTTTGAGATGCAGGGGCTGCGTGTGGCCGTCGTCATCTGCCTGGACATCGAGGTTCCCGAGATAAGCTCTCGACTGCGCGGGCTGAACATTGATCTGCTGCTGGTACCCAGCGCCACGGAAACCATCTACGGCAGCGAGCGCGTGACGCGCTGCGCCTCCGCCCGCGCCATTGAGCTGGGCTGCGCTGTGGTGGTATGTCCGCTGGTGGGCAAGTGCGACTCCAGCATGGTGAATATCAATCTGGGCAAGATAGCCCTCTATCTTCCAGCGCAGAAATCCTTTGAGGCCTACGACCGCACCGAGGACACGCGCGTGGTGCGCCAGGGCTGGCATGTGCTCCGCGCCGATGTGCCCGCTGCTGTGATCCAGGAAACTCACCGCAGAAGACAAGAAACCAACCCCTCGCAGCTCAGCGTAAACCTGAGCCCGGACGAGATCAAAATCGACCCAAGCGCACGCGAAGCGCCGCGCAAAATCGTGCGCCGGGAGCGGATGTAA
- a CDS encoding DUF1549 domain-containing protein: MKALYLTPVLIASFGLATLRSAPLAESQRIDQLLRQDWDKAGLKPNPPASDEVLVRRLYLDIVGRIPTVEESRAYLSSKDPEKRIKLIDTLLASDGHTSHMFNYWADVLRLTDNVKGRITAEAYEEWLKKQVKDNTPYDQMVKNLLTTEGGVWDSGSIGFWQRDENKLDHLAYTVQVFLGTSIVCAQCHNHPFDKWSQMDYYHMAAFTYGMDTKGRGFEFKPTAAKVEEIDRKKLKSMSKEEQKAYKARIEAQKKEAESRVSREDMQQVKRAMQDVMKPLRYTSAEWQDSRLPSLPSDYKYPDAKPGAKIEPKTMFGHDAVAQPGQTRLQAFADWMTSPENPRFTTVIANRMWKKAFGIGLIEPVDEMTDSTVASNPALMDYLSQLMVEKKYSLKSFLRVLYNTDAYQRAATTHEVPAGELYHFTGPILRRMSAEQIWDSFVTLSKGNVDDTIDDDNTRLHQYLDDLATFLGTVKSKGAEGLVQIAKEGRAKIEDNQKKIEAKKARLDELKAKGEDVSDEIKALAKEASSLRKSSEKDILVALLGKERASDLRQGYKPEKPGGNSKPEIDRKALEAMTSEQRKEFLKAYKKGGGKDAMGLTARASEQPSPARPGTFLRTFGQSDRELIQNASDDASVPQALTLLNGPAAEVLSSPASKLSQALAASGSAADKVNTLYLALLSRQPTAAEKSILDGVIRERGDKAVADVAHALITGSQFLFVQ; this comes from the coding sequence ATGAAAGCGCTTTACCTTACCCCTGTGCTCATTGCCAGTTTTGGCCTGGCCACATTGCGCTCTGCTCCGCTTGCGGAAAGCCAGAGGATCGACCAGTTGCTGCGTCAGGACTGGGACAAGGCCGGGCTGAAGCCCAACCCACCAGCCAGCGATGAGGTGCTGGTACGGCGCCTGTATCTGGACATTGTGGGCCGCATTCCTACGGTGGAGGAATCCCGTGCCTATCTCAGCTCCAAGGATCCGGAGAAGCGAATCAAGCTCATCGACACTCTGCTGGCCTCCGACGGCCATACCAGCCACATGTTCAACTACTGGGCCGATGTGCTGCGCCTGACGGACAATGTGAAGGGGCGCATCACTGCTGAAGCCTACGAGGAGTGGTTGAAAAAACAGGTCAAGGACAACACGCCCTATGACCAGATGGTGAAAAACCTCCTGACCACCGAGGGCGGAGTGTGGGACAGCGGCAGCATCGGCTTCTGGCAGCGGGATGAGAACAAACTCGACCACCTGGCTTACACCGTGCAGGTCTTTCTGGGCACCAGCATCGTCTGCGCCCAGTGCCACAACCACCCCTTCGACAAGTGGTCGCAGATGGACTACTACCACATGGCCGCCTTTACCTACGGCATGGACACCAAGGGGCGTGGCTTTGAGTTCAAGCCCACCGCTGCCAAGGTGGAGGAGATCGACAGAAAGAAGCTCAAGTCCATGAGCAAGGAAGAGCAGAAGGCGTACAAAGCGCGCATCGAGGCGCAGAAGAAAGAAGCCGAATCCCGCGTGAGCCGTGAGGATATGCAGCAGGTGAAGCGCGCCATGCAGGATGTGATGAAACCCCTGCGCTACACCAGCGCCGAGTGGCAGGACTCCCGGCTGCCCAGTCTGCCCTCCGACTACAAATACCCGGATGCGAAGCCTGGTGCCAAGATTGAACCCAAGACCATGTTTGGCCATGATGCTGTGGCGCAACCCGGTCAGACACGCCTGCAGGCTTTTGCCGACTGGATGACGAGTCCGGAGAATCCGCGCTTTACCACCGTCATCGCCAACCGCATGTGGAAGAAGGCCTTTGGCATTGGCCTGATCGAGCCGGTGGATGAAATGACGGACAGCACCGTGGCCAGCAATCCCGCGCTGATGGACTACCTCTCCCAGCTCATGGTGGAGAAGAAGTATTCTCTCAAATCCTTCCTGCGCGTGCTCTACAACACCGACGCCTACCAGCGCGCCGCCACAACCCATGAGGTGCCTGCTGGAGAGCTTTACCATTTTACTGGTCCCATCCTCCGACGCATGAGCGCCGAGCAGATTTGGGATTCTTTCGTGACGCTTTCCAAAGGAAATGTGGATGACACCATCGACGACGATAACACCCGCCTGCACCAATACCTGGATGATCTTGCCACCTTCCTGGGCACCGTGAAGTCCAAGGGGGCGGAGGGGCTGGTGCAGATCGCCAAGGAAGGCCGTGCCAAAATCGAAGACAATCAGAAGAAGATCGAAGCAAAAAAAGCCAGGCTGGATGAGCTGAAGGCCAAGGGGGAGGATGTCAGCGATGAAATCAAGGCCCTGGCCAAGGAGGCCAGCAGCCTGCGCAAGTCCTCCGAAAAAGACATCCTCGTAGCCCTGCTGGGCAAGGAACGCGCCAGTGATCTGCGCCAGGGGTACAAGCCTGAAAAGCCCGGCGGCAACAGCAAGCCAGAGATCGACCGCAAGGCGCTCGAAGCCATGACCAGCGAGCAGCGCAAGGAATTCCTCAAAGCCTACAAGAAGGGCGGCGGCAAGGACGCCATGGGGCTGACAGCCCGCGCCTCCGAGCAGCCCAGCCCTGCGCGCCCGGGCACCTTTCTGCGCACCTTTGGCCAGAGCGACCGCGAGCTGATCCAAAACGCCAGTGATGACGCGTCCGTGCCTCAAGCACTCACGCTGCTCAATGGTCCGGCTGCCGAGGTGCTCTCCAGCCCTGCCTCCAAGCTCAGCCAGGCTCTGGCCGCCAGCGGCAGCGCGGCGGACAAAGTGAACACGCTCTACCTAGCCCTGCTCAGCCGTCAGCCCACCGCTGCTGAAAAAAGCATCCTTGATGGCGTGATCCGCGAGCGCGGAGACAAGGCCGTGGCCGACGTGGCCCACGCGCTGATCACCGGCTCCCAGTTCCTCTTTGTGCAGTAA